The genomic interval AAATAGCAAAATACCAATAGCATCGGCAATATGACAGCAGATCCAATTGTGACTTTATAGTAGATTTCactgcaattattatatttactttgtacTCATATAAGTTAACAGTGTCAAAgcaaaaatgtaacaaaaatataacaaaaaaagagcTTTATCACAATGTGGCAACAAATATCAAACAGACTctgatctaaaaaaaaagcaaaaatcaaGCCTGATTTGCTatcattttgtaataataaaaacgctACAAAAATACAGCATACAATCTAtcataaactaaatattatacctgtatataaactaaatattatggcATAAATGTTACCAATAAGTCGCCAATTACTTGTAATTTTTCAGTCATGAATGTAATATGCAACatatatatcgtaattatattctatataatataaatgattggtactgttaaataataaaaataaaaataataaaataattaaattttaatcgttttaatattctaaattctCTGTTGAAATTGCATTAGAAATtaagttgataaaaataaatactataaaaatatagattgcaTTTCCTTCCTTAATTGCTTTCGACAATCAAACTTTTATGAACaacttccaatttttttagcttactgtatacacatacattttgGAATGTTTAAGGTTCCTAGTCCCGGAGTCGAGAACTCTGAGTTGACGGTGGCGACATAGCTGCGGCAGGAATAAGAACCCTGTCATTatgctctctttttttctctcgcaatGTCTCTTCTTCATGATTCAACAAGCTAAAGGCCACAGCACatacttttacataacgcataatgcatatacataaggaattcgattggttgaattccttatgcatgtgtttatagaccaatcagtttccttatgtatgtgcattatgcgttatgtaaaagtgtgtgcgGCTGCCTTAACAATAAGCCAGCTCGACGATTTTCAGTTGTCGAATCGATCAGGGGCGTCGATACATCTACGATGACCATGGTACTGACTTCATTGCAATATAAGTATAGAATTCCAtacttctctttttaaatctatatataaaataaatttttcagtaaaaaaattaaaaaaaaaatgtttaacttGACTTTTACAAAAAGTGACAAATTGGCATTGACAAATGTGGAATTCTTCGTCCCTCTTCTCTGTTACTGACTGATGACCAAGACTCGGGAAAAACGAAATGACGCCCTTGGAATCGATCACACTTTAtgatttgcaatatttatgtacaatgttaaatatatatacagggtgttccataattcgcgaaccacccgtcAGGTGCAGGTAGAATAGGTTAAACtgggtaaaaaaattatttaccattttgcaatttttgcaatagttaatgagatattaattataagagatcagccaatcggcgcctGGCAAGAGCGCGCGGCACAAAGAAGCCTcccattgttacttgatactaggcgcgccgacgAAGCGGTGGGAGGAACCCTCTGCATTGACAACCTGAAGTGTCACACACATatcggcgcgcctagtatcaagtaacagtgggaggcttcttcgtgccgcgcgctcctgccgagcgccgattggctgatctcttataattaatatctcattaactattgcgaaaattgcaaaatgatacataacttttttacccagtttaacctactctacctgcacctgacaggtggttcgcgaattatgggacaccctgtatatttatatagatgtcttgaaatattaagtaataaaaatgcatactaTCTTTATTCCATAACATcgttttagaaatataaatatttaaagctgACCAATATTACAGGCTGTTTAAAtacccaggtagcaagcacatgtcattttgacatcgaaaactggtcatttctggttcaatgaccaaataatgtctaatttaaaacgtcttttttgtgacgtcttaatgatgttgtaaaagaacatataatatcatgattcttaagtcattattataaattgcctaagtattagtatattttaactaaaaactcatttaattttttatatcttaaattattcaaacaattttgtgtataattttgatatttacaatTCTCTATACTTCAGGGCCCTAACATGAATTTCCTCTATAACTTGGGACTTGATcatgacatttgatcatgaatcttttcctctaacATAAACTcatcaaaaaattaagttttattaacaaattcaatatttgtgaatgaatttttcacttttcacgagttcacgctaaaggaaaagattcatgattaaatatgtcattaaaacATCACTAATAATCTAAAAACTAATAGTCTAAAATGGTCATAAAGTCACATCTTTTTAGCGTCTTGAAATGTCATCGGTCTGTGACATTAGTCCGTCATTTTTCAgtcatttttacgtcattacgtcatatttggttcgaattgaccatattttgacgtcaaaatgtcgtgtgcttgctacctgggtaATTGTCTGTACCTGAGTCACGTGTGTGCTAGTACTAATAACGTAGATATAATTCACTTACAGGAGACTGTCCAAATGTAGCTTGTGATTGACcagttttaaattcttatatctcaaatatggttgcttgaaataaaaaaatatcacaacttttagtatttaatttttaacgaacTTTTATGCtgcgattttattattcttgaatTTCGGGACAActtgtatattatacagggtgtccggtaataatcgtcCAACTTTTcatgggcagatagagcaggtcaagccgaatagaaaagtcctctaccattttgcaatcttcgtaataattaccaagaaattaattaacaaagattgacaaatccaaGCGAGTACAAACGCACGGCGAGATggcccatcctactgctacACGATTAGTAGGTGCGCTACTCGTACGCAGCCATTGCCAGTCGTAGACTGCCCCTCttatcattcaatgagcgcctagtaaccgcgtagcagtaGTATGGTCTTTCTCGCCGCACGCTTGTACTCGCctggatttgtcaatctttgttaattaatttcttggtaattattacaaagattGCAAAACAAGAGAGAACTTTTCTATtcggtttgacctgctctatctgcccatgaaaggttgggcgattattaccggacaccctgtatgtatGATTATGGCTGCAATCACAACTGCGCTCCGAATACGAAACatcattttatctttgttctataaaaataaatattctatgaaaataaagataaactgATGTTTCGAACCATTCGTAACATAGTCTTAACTGCAGCCTGATTAtatggataattttttaaaaaatcatctttataaaaaaaataaaaagtgccAAGTCTATGCGCTCGTTCAAAAagttattatgtaaaaaagtgctgttttaaaaatacatatattttattatttatctgtaatctgttttatcaaaaataatataaaaaaattgcatcaaaTAATAAGCATAAATGTTATAtgcagtataaaaattaattatttaatttatatagggTATCCCATTTTAAGTGTCCACCCCaaatatctcttattttttattttaaagaaaaatggttcagacatgtgttgtatggtttcgagggggtcAAAAGAtagtaccattggtttgaccttgaagagtcatttgaaggtcacgtgaaggtcacctcaattttttttaatggaacaccctatatattattgcatattcttgtagcttatctcgagagcttcccaaaacactataatcaaatgttttttcattaaacacttttcgagttataaggattcaaagttgcagtattttgacttaaaatacaagatatcttgtaaaatattcatttttcgattatcgtaccttaatacttttatgcacagaataatgagacaaatcaattggcataattcaaacataattatgttaaagtaaaaatgtgtaactgctagttgcaaattcagattttttcttaaagataattatgtgttttctttataccaattgattcgtctcattattctgtgcataaaagtattagggtaagataataaaaaaatgaatattttacgagatatcttgtattttatgtcaaaatattgcaactttgaagccttataactcgaaaagtatttaatgaaaaaatattttattataatgttttggaaagctcttaAGATAAGCTACTAGAATATGTAAtttgtctaaaacatttttttctaataccCCATTCCTTCGAGATATTGTACTATCTCGGTACTTTTTtacactctatatataaacattctcGTAACTACCAATTGAGATATTTGCTCAGACATTTATCAGACAAACATCctactatgtatatattttctttgtagtATTTTTCTCCATaacttacaataaaaatatacatatatataatatatatcaaataaaatacatatattaaaatatatatatattaaatatattaatatattaaaatatatatattaaatataaaaaatatatcacagtttattaaagataataattttatcactaaaacatatatattgtatttatatacctaataaaaatgaaaaataattaaattgaacaaGAATATAAATAGGTCTCacttaaataagaatattgtcAATGGCTTTAGAGAGGGAGACAAAAACAAAAGCGAATCATATGATAAGGAATCAGAACATATAATTTAGACAATCAGTATATTttgaacaataattatacaaatgaaaaatatataaaaaatatacaaaaaaataagtgaCTTGAAAGTTAAaactgattaataattaaattaagaaattaatttttataatgtgcaaaaatattacCCTTATTATTtggcataattatttaatattatttttttaagaaaacaaagtttaaacaataaaatagatattgaaGCAACttctttgtataattttttaaacaggaGCATAAATTTGgcatcattaaaaaaaaaatcttattaaaataatcgacgcaacaaattgttttcaaaagactgaaagttaaaaatatatatattgtacgtgtgtgtgtgtgtgtgtgcgcgcgtgtgtgtgcgtgcgtgtgcgtgtgtgtgtgtgtgtgtgtgcgtgtgcgtgtgcgtgtgcgtgtgtgtgtgtgtgtgtgtgtgtgtgtacacagggtgtctcataactaacgagccaacgctcaTGAACGGatagagtacagtgaactgaacaaaaaagtattaagttattttgcgattttcccaataattattaaaatattaattaacaacgCTTAGCAAACAATACTATACACAtgtacaagatgtccggtaataatcgctccacctctctagggctgatagagcaggtcaaactgaacataaaaatcctgtatcattttccgattttcgcaataattattaaaatattaattaaaaacgctcagcgtatgaGCGCGCGCCGCATATAGCGTTCAGCATATCctgagcatttttaattaatagtttaataattattgtgctaatcgcaaaataatacaggacttttatgttcaatttgacctgctctatctgccctagagagttgCAGcaattattaccggacatcttgtagatatgtatattgttcgctaagcgtttttaattaatattttaataattattccgaaaatcaaaatgacttaatacttttttgttcagttcacTGTCCTCTACccactcacgagcgttggctcattagttatgagacatcctgtatatgtaaaaatagatttttctagTTGTAACCacaaatttctcaaaattgcataatcatatatgcaatatataaaaaacctgAAACTGctgaaattaattactttttcttcctcttttttcgtttttttaaattttatgtaatcatTATTCGTGATGCTAATGCATTGAatgtatcaataatataatacagtgggacctcttatcctacgacattttcggtccggcatcttccccttaaacctctgatcctacgacaaaaatttgagagtgcgggtataattcccctttcgcggtcatAGCataagaggattttttgtcgtaagataagaggtttcgtagcataagagggtcgtaggataagaggtccgactgtagtAATGTCtttatgtgaaaaattattatatctttgataACACAGGTTGCATAACAATACACTGCAAGAGTAGCTGATCTcgcgaaaattgaaattttttgtctaAGTAAATTAGGCTGgctcgaataaattttttttcctatcaCTACTACTGTTACTCGTTCATGAATtgccaaatataaaatatgtgtctaCTGTAATCTATCATAATTCACATGTGATTGAGTCACATGTTTTTTTCAATGTGATCAATCAAAATGAATATATCGTTCTATAAATCagtcaattctttttttaaatcaggCAATGATTTATCGCGCGATATGAAAAATCTGATATCGCGTCCCAGATGTGCTAAGAAACCAGCAGCAGActcgtaatatttttcttgttaatcATGTAAATGAATTATGATCTGCAAATGAATCTATAAATGAATTAGCATCTCTATCCCTTCTGTCTACTTTTCCCCTACTCCCCTTTTCCTTTGCCCTAACTTTTTCGCAAACCCGTTTTGAACGAACCATCACGGATCACTCGATTATCGGAGCGCACCGGATCGGAACGACCGCATCATACCGCACCGCACCGCACCGCACCGCACCGCACCGCACCGCACCGCACCAACaccgctctctctttctcgctacTGCAAACTGCTTACAGCCCCCTGCTACTCGGCTTACTGCTTACTCTCAGCTACCCCATCATCGGCTACACCCGCGCCACGCCACTCCTTTCCACCGCCTGTGGCACCATAAAATAACAACTTAGTtatcatgaaatatatacgtcGCATCCGTGTATGAGAGTGGTGGTAGTTTCGTATTTATAGGATTGTAAGGAAACAAGTGAGAATAAACAGGTAGGAATATGAGGGACATATTACAATCAAAATATCGAATCCATAggtgaaatatatgtaaatttgatTGTAGTGTAACACACAATTATAAACTAACTTTACTTTCAAGATTCTATGTCTCAAGATCATAGTATGGAATATATCAGCATCATCGcttgtgtgtatgtacgtgaTCTCATTCTATTTAATCTTAATACTATTTTTGACGCAAAAAAGTccatacaaattatatttttatattaaatatataaattttctatattttttatatttaaaaacgtatTTCAACATAATTGTtagatgtttaatattatcatatatatatatagttattttatataaaattatataccataaaatagttaattgtacacacacacacatacacacacacatcttgACTATGATAGTTATACAAAATACACGCGATTAAGTCTTTCGCGAAATGCTAATTCAATACCTCATAGCAAACCACCCTTGAATCCAAAAATCTATAAGCTTCCTGTTTCCTAGATTTCCAAAAAATTCCAAGACCTAGCCAATCGCTAGCAAATAGGTAAgcaaatagatatttttaacataatatatatataaatatatatatatatatatatatatatatatatataatctctacatatatgtattgtatatacacgcacacacgctcgcacacgtatacatacatgtgtgtgtatacattgAGGAAAAGATATCTCTTTGAGTggccttaaaaaaaaaattattttttgcttacATCCTGTTcgtacaaaaaatgtaaaattattgtacatactaaatgaaaagaaaaatattttttatttatatatcagctaaaaaatttatataaaaaaataaattgtattatttttttgtttcagctAAACATATTTGGCAATTAACACAAACCTAAAATAAGAACTTTGaacgttttaaaaatctttcccattattatttattagctgaatgaataataaatataatttgaaaatatttaggaAAAATTTCTAGTAAAAACTATTTCGTGATAcacattgatttatatattataaatacaaagtttttttttttttaatgaataataaccTCTAGAATAACCCTTGGAGTAAGAATATgacattaaaattcataaaggaAAAACAAGAAATACGTAGACAGTTCCGTTTTCTGCAATCCATTGCGCTTTATTACAAATGAATCTATGATATGCAGATTTACATGAACGATTACCTATCAATCAACgcaaaacttatttaaaagaGTGTACCAAGCTTTACcattataactataatagaaaatatttaatatttagaaaataaaataatttcacagtGAAAAAGGTTCTATTtccattttgcaatattaatctccgtcaatgaaaaatatcatgaACGCtacaaatagttttttttttgcgagtTTCAGAACAAATgcataaatctatattatatttgttaaattacggaatatgaatcaaaattaaattacgcgCGCGTGaccataattaattaatttattaattaatatcaacgTAAATTACGATAGTTGCATGACTCGTAACACGAATAAAAGGAAAgcatgtgaaaaaaatatacatgttataaGGCAAAAACTAATCACGTCTCCACAAAATCAAGGAAATAGGCagtattaattgaaatatatatatatgtatataacatgtatgtatttaaatgaTAGAAGAACATGAAGAAGCGTGCGAGTGTTGCTATAGTAGGTGATGGAATACCTTTTGCAATCTTCAACATAGATTATTCGGCACTCATTGGATGCGCGCACACTCATTGTTATCCTCTTGTACGCTCGAACAAGCACTTCCAGCTCAGTccctagaaataaaaaaaaaaattgatcgatCATAACGAATAAATCCAATACTTTATTGCTGTTCAAAAACTTGAATCATTTTAGCGATAATATTAATCGATTatagttgtaaaaaatatttataaatttttaattctcaccTAGATTTGGAACGACTGTCCTTTTGCCTGTCCTGAGACTTGCTGCGTGAGCGTGATTTGCCGCGCGAACTTTTGCTGTCAGAACGAGAGCGGCTGCGACTGCGGCTATAGGAGCGCCTGCGATCTCTATCGCGGCTACGCGATCTACTGCGGGATCGAGATCGAGAACGTCTACGATCTCTACTTCTACTACGTGATCTATATAAGCGCAttcaaatattagaatttgtccatatattaattatattaattatattaacattaattataataatgttaataaaatggcAAAGCGATTAGAACATTATAAagcatattttaatctttataaattattacaatgtattaaaaaaattgtgtttatTTATCCACCTTTTAGCTTGTATATCTTCTTATCCatcaacaatattaattttttatgcataagataaaaattttataaattaagataataaatattattatattttgaaactaatTATCAGTATTTTCTGTTATCTAGAGAATTATTTAGATGAAATAATTGCTGtatcttatctttatttagataataatagtatatgtTTAGATGCTTTAGCTagataaactttaaataaatcatcttatctgattgtgagattaaatattatgtattatcttGTCTGtatctaaataatttcaatgttaTCTACATGAAACATTGctgattattcaataaaacaagatggtaatttaatcaatattaatttatatatctaatatagaatcttttttaacgcaaaaattgatatgtatgtaatacagTTTAATTTACCATTTTTTCTAAACTTCAAATCTCTCTTAAAGTTTCGTTTATGAAAAGTTACAGAATGTTATCTAATATGACTATAATTTACCTTCCGCGACGACGACTTCCACGGCTTCGATGAGGCGACGTCGGACGTCCATATCGAGCCATTTGAACACGCAGTTCCCTTCCATccaacaaccttccgtccatAGCGTCTAATGCATCTTCTGCATCACGCTTATCATAGAATCTATCAAAAGATATATTCAaagtgtttaatttttatgtttttgtaacatttttagaatttcttCCTCTAATGTAACTAAAGGAGGAGGGTCAATAAGGCCCGATTTTGGGCCCCTCAGGATTTCGTTGTAACTCACCAGAATTACTTCTTAATACAAAAGAAACTAAATTTAGCTAATTTTAGCCTAAACAGACATGTTCAACGTACCCGTTAGcctatttaaacaaaaattcgtatttatagatattttgtcTAATATTACACAACTTgcctgaaaattttaaatattgtattggacatgattaatatcataatttaaaatcattcttatatgtaaaattgatgTCAATGAAATACATTAGAGAGTACATACATATCTGGTCGCAAAACCCTGAAAAATGagtatttttcattgaatCTATGAGGTGTAAAAAAATCTGACTTGGATGATCTAGcagattatgtattataattaaatcagaaaatcatctgaaaatacattttttattcaactaCTCTCAAGTGtccaattaatgaaagtttagAATCAAAATGGAAAAGAGGAATAAACTAGATGAAGCAAGGCGGGAAGGGAGGcgaaagaaaggaaagaaaggctatatttttttttattcttggagcctgatttaattataatacataatctgttaaattattaaagtcacATTTTTTTGCACCTTATAGAttcaatacaataaaaaatacttatttttcatGGTTTTGCAAccaagtgtgtatgtgtgcactATCTGACATATTTCACTGacatcattaattttacatataaaaatgattttaaattatgatgtccactataatatttaagattttcagGCGAGTTGTGTAATATTAGACAAAATATccataaatacaaatttttgtttaaacagGATAACAAGTATGTTAAACATGTCTGTTTAGGCTAAAATTAGCTAAATTTAGTTTCTTATGTATTAAGAAGTAATTTTGATGAGTTACAACAAAATCCTCTTACAACTGACCCTCCTCtttcattgataaaaataattttacaatttctctaaaaaattaaaattttcaacagTAATTCctataaatttgtgaaaagTGTAGAAATTTATGagttgtagaaaatatttataaattcttactttttaatagtaaacattttaatgagCGATGTAGTAAGATGTATAGAAAAGTTGTAGATAATAACTacactatataatatagttgtaaaaaatcagaactttttatataaatttatgaagaaCTACAAACATAGCTCAAATTGCATAGTTTGACATAGAAATtatgtagaaataatatatctacataaaaagctgcaattatatcataaaaaattgtaattttcgtgtaaaattatttttaccgaagttatctttaattttagaaaattttatattttaaccatgtcaatgtaaagaaaaaaaatttatatatatatatatatatatatatatcggagCGATTAAATTCTAAAGTCACACAATATAATGGAACTGGTCAGGCTCTCGTGTCATGACGTCAGCATCATTATCAGTCGCGTCTGCATTTAAGAGCTTGACggctgtataaaatatatactttacttTCGACATACGACATCTCACGCCGCGTCACCAACCGCTATCACATATCTAAACTCACCTGACAAACGCAAAGCCGCGACTTTCGCGCGTGAAACGATCGCGGGGGATATAAATATCGCCGACTTCACCGCAACGCTCAAACACGCGCCTAAGATCCTCCGGCGTTGTCCTGTACGTAAGATTGTCGACTTTCAAGGAGACCATCCCGTCAATACGGGGCGGCGGTCTACCATAACTCATCTTTCCTTCACAAATTTACTCCTCGTAATTTGATAAGCAAGATTTTTGAAAGACGAATCTTTCACGAGTCAACTGTTCTATCTAAGCGACGGGACTAACGAAGACCAGCAATAAGATGGCGAATATCTCCAATCACTCTCTTCGAATGgtggaagagagaagag from Anoplolepis gracilipes unplaced genomic scaffold, ASM4749672v1 Contig20, whole genome shotgun sequence carries:
- the LOC140675666 gene encoding serine/arginine-rich splicing factor 2-like, with translation MSYGRPPPRIDGMVSLKVDNLTYRTTPEDLRRVFERCGEVGDIYIPRDRFTRESRGFAFVRFYDKRDAEDALDAMDGRLLDGRELRVQMARYGRPTSPHRSRGSRRRGRSRSRSRDRRRSRSRSRSRSRSRDRDRRRSYSRSRSRSRSDSKSSRGKSRSRSKSQDRQKDSRSKSRD